The Synchiropus splendidus isolate RoL2022-P1 chromosome 1, RoL_Sspl_1.0, whole genome shotgun sequence genome includes a window with the following:
- the LOC128752708 gene encoding palmitoyltransferase ZDHHC8B-like has product MPGSSGADALRVSAFIPVCTAACLLVGSSSLFFVFTCPWLAVTICPAVPPCCAVLFLFVLANFTMATFMDAGVLPIANEDEDKEDEFRAPLYKNVDVKGVQVRMKWCASCHFYRPPRCSHCSVCDHCVEDFDHHCPWVNNCIGRRNYRYFFLFLLSLTGHMICVFTFGLIYVLHHMDDLWKLHCAVTLVVISISGLFLLPVLGLAGFHLYLVSRGRTTNEQVTGKFHGGVNPFSRGCCKNLEYLVCSPISPKYTARPRRKCVIHVQPPFLRPETDRQKVRDNGVTSYDLQNKRALGGAGDQLDAKQMKTPPPLPPKPDHVPLKSQITTTDETSHQTKAIIPVSIPTVPQLRPVLEAISRGSSPIPPEQLLKTSEPQANGSRGGSSLHLESSESPARGPQLPLQATTVSSSLQLNPLSASSRSLTLKPTHRNGSRTLLSDTLGSNPTPGVVPSNLLVGHNSSYDNILTPSDSQFMTHRAVPAVSYHSHFMTLGADGSVVQRPRPHAYSPVFMGISRQSPQPRDPSPSLQGLASRDSSPSLAALIQRDPSPAFQGLMGRDLAPQASRDLTPPGFSRRDVPAPSLRDSLRDLGSQTLTPQKSAAAARYDNLSKTIMASIHERREIEEREKMLRLHARPQGLYGPDLGIYDIPSRRSLPPDNVRPLGSRGTTPPAYGSREFLMSTGILGYGLRTSPLSSSSTSSLTRGPKLSSSTLQSSSSLQTRGRSSSPAYGPTDRPAMPSSTSTLPRLPSTSTSSVPSYSSYATTKRPSLTPASEAKDSVTMGTPK; this is encoded by the exons TTGTCCCTGGCTGGCTGTGACCATCTGCCCTGCTGTGCCGCCATGCTGCgccgtcctcttcctctttgtgcTGGCCAacttcaccatggcaaccttCATGGATGCGGGTGTGCTTCCAATAG CCAACGAGGACGAGGACAAGGAGGACGAATTTCGAGCGCCGTTGTACAAGAACGTGGACGTGAAGGGCGTCCAGGTCCGGATGAAGTGGTGCGCCTCCTGCCACTTCTACAGGCCGCCACGCTGCTCGCACTGCAGCGTCTGCGACCACTGCGTGGAG GATTTCGACCACCACTGTCCGTGGGTGAACAACTGCATCGGGAGGAGAAACTACCGCtacttcttcttgttcttgctGTCGCTGACAGGTCACATGATCTGCGTCTTCACCTTCGGACTCATTTATGTTCTGCATCACATGGACGACTTGTGGAAGCTGCACTGCGCTGTCAC CCTCGTGGTGATCAGTATCTCGGGTCTgtttctgcttcctgtcttggGTCTGGCTGGATTCCACCTCTACCTGGTGTCCAGAGGCAGAACCACCAACGAACAG GTGACCGGCAAGTTTCACGGTGGAGTCAATCCTTTCTCACGCGGCTGCTGCAAAAACCTGGAGTATCTGGTTTGCAGTCCCATCTCACCAAA GTACACAGCAAGGCCGCGCAGGAAATGCGTCATCCACGTTCAGCCTCCGTTCCTGCGGCcagagacggacagacagaaggTGCGAGACAACGGCGTCACCAGCTACGACCTGCAGAACAAA CGAGCTTTAGGGGGCGCTGGAGATCAGCTGGATGCCAAACAGATGAAGACTCCACCACCACTTCCTCCCAAACCGGATCACGTCCCGCTGAAAAGCCAGATAACGACTACGGATG AAACAAGCCATCAAACCAAAGCCATCATTCCAGTCTCCATTCCCACTGTGCCCCAGCTGCGGCCCGTCCTGGAGGCCATATCCCGCGGTTCCTCGCCCATTCCTCCCGAGCAG ctgTTAAAAACGTCAGAGCCACAAGCCAACGGCAGCAGAGGCGGCTCCTCCCTCCACCTGGAATCCAGTGAAAGTCCTGCGAGAGGCCCACAGCTCCCCCTACAGGCCACCACTGTCTCCAGCTCTCTGCAGCTCAACCCTCTAAGCGCCAGTTCTCGCTCACTGACCCTCAAACCCACCCACCGCAACGGCAGTCGCACCCTGTTGTCGGACACTTTGGGTTCCAATCCAACTCCAGGGGTGGTGCCCTCCAACCTGCTGGTCGGCCACAACAGCTCCTACGATAACATCCTCACCCCCTCAGACTCTCAGTTCATGACCCACCGAGCGGTGCCCGCCGTCAGCTACCACTCTCACTTCATGACACTGGGGGCGGACGGCTCGGTGGTGCAGCGTCCGCGTCCTCACGCCTACAGTCCCGTGTTCATGGGCATCTCCAGACAGTCCCCTCAACCTCGGGACCCGTCACCTTCCCTGCAAGGATTGGCCTCGCGGGATTCATCTCCCTCCCTCGCAGCGCTCATCCAACGCGATCCCTCACCTGCTTTTCAAGGTCTGATGGGACGTGATCTTGCGCCTCAAGCGTCACGTGACCTGACTCCTCCCGGCTTTTCGAGGCGAGACGTGCCGGCTCCAAGTCTGCGTGACAGCCTGCGGGACCTCGGCTCCCAGACCTTGACGCCTCAGAAGTCCGCCGCTGCCGCTCGCTATGACAACCTCTCGAAAACTATCATGGCGTCCATCCACGAGCGGCGGGAGATTGAGGAGCGGGAGAAGATGCTGCGGCTACACGCCAGACCTCAGGGCCTGTACGGTCCAGATCTGGGGATCTACGACATCCCCAGCCGCCGAAGTCTTCCGCCGGACAATGTCCGACCGCTTGGTTCTCGCGGGACGACCCCTCCTGCTTACGGCTCCAGGGAGTTCCTCATGAGCACCGGTATCCTCGGTTACGGCTTGAGGACCTCGccgctctccagctcctccacatcgtCTCTCACTCGAGGGCCCAAGTTGTCCAGCTCGActctgcagagcagcagcagcctacAGACCAGAGGAAGATCGTCTTCTCCAGCCTACGGTCCGACTGACAGACCGGCCATGCCCTCCTCTACCTCCACCCTGCCCCGActcccctccacctccacctcctctgtccCCTCGTACTCTTCCTACGCCACCACGAAACGACCCTCACTGACTCCGGCGTCAGAGGCGAAGGACTCAGTCACCATGGGGACGCCGAAATag